In a genomic window of Nostoc sp. UHCC 0870:
- a CDS encoding PfaB family protein, whose translation MFEQENNNTGKIAIVGMDAFFGECNSLDAFERSIYDGKQHFIPLPPKRWYGIETQQELLQKYGLLEGKAPVGAYIKEFDIDTLAYKIPPNEVEKLNPQQLLLLTVADRALKDAKIPEGSNVAVIIATETELSVHQLQQRWDSSWQVKDGLNAAEITLPPEKIAQLETIVKDSVHHQVDIGEYLSYIGNITANRISSLWNFTGPSFTLTAVETSAFKALEVAQMLLMTEEVDAVVVGAVDLAGGVENVLLRSQSEKINTGTNTLSYDQKANGWTPGEGAGVVVLKRHEQALENGDRIYAVIDAISIGQSHSNIDEGCQKALKTALIQPEQVNYVEVCASGIPQEDEAEIAGLTKAYPSVGNGLHCAIGSVKANIGHTFVASGIASLIKTALCLYYRYIPATPNWSGVKTPEAFEGSPFYVATESRPWFLSKNAPRRIAAINGIGSDGSYAHVILSEEVKEQERPHRYLQQAPFYLFPVVADDRASLMSALDSLQKSIKESDSLSESASQAFNAYQQQSQAQYAISITGRNKKELLREIESARKGINGAFDRGIDWQTPVGSYFTANPLGKKGEVAYVYPAAVNSYVGIGRNLFRLFPKLHDNPFVQSIYKRAADVERLVFPRSLSKFTTRELEKLEKKLLEDSLAMFEAEMFFTRLITTVIRDDFQVQPKYVFGYSLGETSMMVAQGVWSNFYEGSSSFNSSALFGDRLSGPKNAVREYWGLPKSTTALGDNLWGNYVLMASPVQVRDAIRNETRVYLTQINTPEEVLIAGEPAACQRVIKTIGCNAFPAPFDHVIHCQTMRSEFDELVKLNTLPSQEIPGVVFYSAAEYQTITLESGVIARSIATGLSQELDFPKLVNRIYEDGTKIFIEAGAGSVCSRWIDKILEDQEHITVSLNRRGMDDHSSIVKALGKLLSHRVNLDLSPLYSPVTATTKSNKTMLRTITLGGESITEKILTEENRQLFQAIAEKRQPKQPLFSDSLGINSLNFLQSITNSESPAVPIPKPSVKPKEDSMKNIMEHDLKTEEQVQSSESTTSDSATPQRDFYSPVTDDEFTTIINMLELNRVQYQKLNANNARITKNHTDFLKARQDFSKQLSEIIQLQMVCAEDLLNE comes from the coding sequence ATGTTTGAACAAGAAAATAACAACACAGGCAAAATCGCTATTGTCGGCATGGATGCCTTCTTCGGTGAGTGCAATAGCCTAGATGCCTTTGAACGCAGTATCTACGACGGTAAACAGCATTTCATCCCCCTACCGCCGAAGAGATGGTACGGCATAGAAACACAACAAGAACTACTACAAAAGTACGGATTACTAGAAGGTAAAGCCCCCGTAGGCGCATATATCAAAGAATTTGATATTGATACCCTCGCTTATAAGATTCCTCCCAACGAAGTCGAAAAACTCAACCCCCAACAACTACTATTACTCACCGTCGCCGATCGCGCCCTCAAAGATGCGAAGATTCCAGAAGGGAGCAATGTAGCCGTCATTATCGCCACAGAAACAGAGTTATCTGTCCATCAATTACAACAACGCTGGGATTCGTCTTGGCAAGTTAAAGACGGTCTGAACGCCGCAGAAATTACCTTACCACCAGAAAAAATTGCCCAACTAGAAACCATCGTTAAAGATAGCGTTCACCATCAAGTAGATATTGGTGAGTATTTAAGCTACATCGGTAACATTACAGCCAATCGGATTTCCTCGTTGTGGAATTTTACAGGGCCTTCCTTCACTCTCACGGCTGTAGAAACTTCTGCATTCAAGGCTTTGGAAGTGGCGCAAATGCTACTAATGACAGAAGAAGTTGATGCTGTAGTTGTTGGTGCGGTGGATTTAGCTGGTGGTGTTGAGAACGTATTATTACGTAGTCAATCAGAAAAGATAAATACTGGTACTAATACTCTTAGCTATGATCAAAAAGCCAACGGCTGGACACCAGGAGAAGGTGCGGGTGTAGTTGTTCTCAAACGTCATGAGCAAGCATTAGAAAATGGCGATCGCATTTATGCTGTAATTGATGCCATTAGTATTGGTCAATCCCACTCAAATATAGATGAAGGTTGTCAAAAAGCCCTAAAAACCGCTCTTATCCAACCCGAACAAGTAAACTATGTAGAAGTTTGCGCCAGTGGGATTCCCCAGGAAGACGAAGCGGAAATTGCAGGTTTAACCAAAGCTTACCCATCGGTAGGGAATGGCTTGCACTGTGCAATTGGGAGTGTGAAAGCCAATATCGGACATACCTTTGTAGCTTCCGGGATTGCTAGTTTAATTAAAACGGCTCTGTGTCTGTATTACAGATACATCCCAGCCACTCCTAACTGGTCTGGGGTGAAGACTCCCGAAGCCTTTGAAGGTAGTCCTTTCTATGTGGCGACAGAATCTAGACCTTGGTTTCTCAGCAAGAACGCCCCACGACGCATCGCCGCAATTAATGGGATTGGTTCTGATGGTAGTTACGCTCATGTGATTTTGTCGGAAGAAGTCAAAGAACAAGAGCGTCCTCATCGGTATTTACAGCAAGCACCCTTTTATCTATTCCCCGTGGTGGCGGATGACCGTGCTAGCTTGATGTCGGCTTTAGATAGCTTGCAAAAAAGTATCAAAGAGAGTGATTCTCTATCTGAGAGTGCTAGCCAAGCCTTTAACGCCTATCAGCAGCAATCCCAAGCACAGTACGCCATATCGATTACTGGACGGAATAAGAAAGAACTCCTCCGAGAAATCGAATCAGCGCGGAAAGGGATTAATGGGGCTTTTGACAGGGGGATAGATTGGCAAACACCTGTAGGTAGTTACTTTACAGCCAATCCCCTGGGTAAAAAAGGTGAAGTAGCTTATGTGTATCCGGCGGCGGTAAATTCTTATGTCGGGATTGGTCGTAATCTTTTCCGACTCTTTCCCAAACTGCACGATAACCCCTTTGTGCAGAGTATTTACAAACGTGCGGCTGATGTGGAAAGACTTGTGTTTCCCCGTAGCTTGAGCAAATTTACCACCAGAGAATTAGAGAAGCTAGAGAAAAAATTGCTAGAAGACTCTCTAGCGATGTTTGAAGCAGAAATGTTCTTTACCAGACTCATCACCACAGTCATACGGGATGATTTTCAAGTCCAACCCAAATATGTGTTTGGCTATAGCTTGGGTGAAACCAGCATGATGGTTGCTCAAGGGGTGTGGAGTAATTTCTATGAAGGTAGTAGTTCCTTCAACTCATCAGCCTTATTTGGCGATCGCTTATCTGGCCCCAAAAATGCGGTGCGTGAGTATTGGGGATTACCAAAATCTACCACGGCTTTAGGGGATAATCTGTGGGGTAATTATGTGCTGATGGCTAGTCCTGTGCAAGTGCGGGATGCGATCAGAAATGAAACCCGTGTTTATCTGACACAGATTAATACCCCAGAAGAAGTATTAATTGCAGGTGAACCAGCAGCTTGTCAAAGGGTGATTAAAACTATCGGCTGTAATGCTTTCCCTGCGCCCTTCGATCATGTGATTCATTGTCAAACCATGCGATCGGAGTTTGATGAATTGGTAAAATTAAATACTTTGCCAAGTCAGGAAATTCCCGGCGTTGTATTTTATTCGGCTGCCGAGTATCAGACTATCACATTAGAGAGTGGGGTAATTGCGCGTAGTATTGCCACAGGCCTGTCTCAAGAACTTGATTTCCCCAAATTAGTTAACCGCATCTACGAAGACGGGACGAAAATCTTTATCGAAGCTGGTGCGGGTAGTGTCTGTTCTCGTTGGATAGATAAAATCCTCGAAGACCAAGAACACATCACCGTATCCCTGAATCGTCGCGGGATGGATGATCATAGTTCGATTGTCAAAGCGTTAGGAAAACTCCTGAGTCATCGGGTGAATTTAGACTTATCACCACTATATAGTCCAGTCACAGCCACCACCAAATCAAATAAAACCATGCTGCGGACTATCACACTGGGTGGTGAGTCAATTACTGAGAAAATCTTGACTGAAGAAAATCGTCAACTCTTCCAAGCTATAGCTGAAAAACGACAGCCAAAACAACCACTATTTAGTGATTCTCTAGGTATAAATTCGCTGAATTTTCTCCAGTCTATTACTAATAGTGAAAGTCCTGCTGTACCCATACCTAAACCCTCAGTTAAGCCAAAAGAAGATTCCATGAAAAATATCATGGAACACGATTTGAAAACTGAAGAACAAGTACAATCTTCTGAGTCAACTACTTCTGACTCTGCAACGCCTCAAAGAGACTTTTATTCACCTGTCACCGACGACGAATTCACCACCATCATCAATATGTTGGAATTAAACAGAGTTCAGTATCAAAAGCTGAACGCAAACAACGCACGCATAACTAAAAATCACACAGATTTCTTAAAAGCCAGACAAGATTTTAGTAAGCAACTGAGTGAAATCATTCAATTACAAATGGTCTGCGCCGAAGATTTATTGAATGAATAA
- a CDS encoding SDR family NAD(P)-dependent oxidoreductase, giving the protein MTTLTQVRSSSVFVVSGGAKGITAQCVTKLAQHQPCQLILLGRSQVLEGEPDFAQDCFEEAVLKKRIMQHLLTQGEKPTPMSVQKVYNKIVSSREIKATLAAIQETGSQVEYLSVDVTNVTELQQKLAAVAERVGKITGIIHGAGNLADKLIEKKTDQDFEKVYTAKVQGLENLLSCVDAKQLEHLVLFSSVAGFYGNMGQSDYAIANEILNKSAHLIKQYNPDCHVVAINWGGWDSGMVTPELKKAFAERGIEIIPVDAGTQMLVNELHPSHRDSTQVVIGSPITPPPRNLDPQLRSYRIRRRMTVDANPFLLDHVIAGIPVLPATCAMSWMIHACEECYPGYRYLTCKEFKVLKGITFNDTLAKEYILEIQEVAKDGSESIEFKTTILSKNPQGKTFYHFCANITIVRQLPAAPIYENMDLTEDNIITKTGKDFYQNGDSSLFHGAAFQQITRVINISQDKITTECFWSEISLEAQGQFPVKWHNPYTTDLSTQPLWIWLSHLHQEVCLPGKLTYSEQFRAIPCNEPFYVSCDIIHKTTTGVTANYILHDREGKIYSRILGAKAVIAPMNLHKPK; this is encoded by the coding sequence ATGACTACACTCACCCAGGTTCGTTCTTCATCGGTTTTTGTTGTAAGTGGTGGTGCTAAGGGTATTACAGCGCAATGTGTAACTAAGTTAGCGCAGCACCAGCCTTGTCAGTTAATTCTCCTTGGGCGATCGCAAGTTTTAGAAGGTGAGCCGGATTTTGCTCAGGATTGTTTTGAAGAGGCTGTATTAAAAAAACGCATTATGCAGCATCTGCTGACTCAAGGGGAGAAGCCTACACCCATGAGTGTGCAGAAAGTATATAACAAAATTGTTTCTAGCCGGGAAATTAAAGCAACCTTGGCGGCGATTCAAGAAACAGGTTCGCAGGTTGAATATTTGAGCGTTGATGTGACTAATGTGACGGAGTTACAGCAAAAGTTAGCGGCTGTGGCTGAACGGGTGGGCAAAATTACAGGTATTATTCACGGTGCGGGAAATTTAGCTGATAAATTAATTGAGAAGAAGACAGACCAAGATTTTGAGAAGGTTTACACCGCTAAGGTGCAAGGTTTAGAAAATCTGCTGTCTTGTGTGGATGCAAAACAACTAGAGCATTTAGTGTTGTTTTCCTCCGTGGCGGGATTTTATGGGAACATGGGGCAATCAGATTATGCGATCGCTAATGAAATTCTCAACAAGTCAGCCCATTTAATCAAACAATACAATCCCGATTGTCACGTTGTCGCTATCAACTGGGGCGGATGGGATAGTGGTATGGTGACACCAGAACTCAAAAAAGCCTTTGCAGAACGGGGAATTGAGATTATCCCTGTGGATGCGGGTACACAAATGCTAGTCAACGAACTTCACCCCAGCCATCGTGATTCTACACAAGTAGTCATTGGTAGCCCCATCACCCCCCCACCCAGAAATCTAGACCCCCAACTCCGCAGCTATCGCATCCGTCGCCGCATGACAGTAGATGCAAATCCCTTTTTGCTAGATCATGTGATTGCTGGTATTCCTGTACTACCAGCCACCTGTGCCATGTCCTGGATGATTCATGCTTGCGAAGAATGTTATCCAGGTTATCGTTATTTAACTTGCAAAGAGTTCAAAGTTCTCAAGGGTATTACCTTCAATGACACCCTAGCTAAAGAATATATTTTAGAAATTCAAGAAGTCGCCAAAGATGGTTCTGAATCTATCGAATTTAAGACCACAATTCTGAGTAAAAACCCCCAAGGTAAAACCTTCTATCATTTCTGTGCCAACATTACAATAGTACGGCAATTACCAGCAGCACCGATTTACGAAAACATGGATCTTACCGAAGATAATATCATTACCAAAACAGGTAAAGATTTTTATCAAAACGGAGATTCATCCCTATTTCATGGTGCAGCATTTCAACAAATTACCAGAGTTATCAACATTAGCCAAGATAAAATTACCACCGAATGTTTCTGGTCAGAAATATCACTAGAAGCCCAAGGACAATTCCCCGTCAAATGGCATAATCCCTACACCACCGACCTAAGCACCCAACCCTTATGGATATGGTTAAGCCATCTTCACCAAGAAGTTTGCTTACCCGGAAAACTAACATATTCAGAACAATTTAGAGCCATTCCTTGCAACGAACCCTTCTACGTTTCTTGTGACATTATCCACAAAACAACAACAGGTGTAACAGCCAACTACATCCTCCATGATAGAGAAGGAAAAATATATTCCCGCATCCTAGGAGCAAAAGCAGTAATTGCTCCCATGAACCTACACAAACCCAAGTAG
- a CDS encoding beta-ketoacyl [acyl carrier protein] synthase domain-containing protein: MEKIAIIGLSCLFPDANNPDQFWQNLNEQKDSTSSITVEEMGLDPTIFYDPAKGKPEKFYFLKGGFIRNFKFDAGEYNLPSEYVESLDNTFKWSLYAAKQAIVHSGYWGNQEVLAKCGVILGTLSFPTKHSNQLIAPIYHQTIEPAVAELLQDKDFHLAAIPTATKAATENAMISGLPAALVAKAFSLSGTHFCIDAACSSAFYAIKLASYYLQSHKADVMLSGAISCSDPLFLRMLFSGIQGYPENGVSSPLDKTSRGLVTSEGIGMVMLKRYSDAVRDGDKILATICGNGLSNDGKGKHLLSPNTKGQVLAFERAYQEAELNPKAIDYMECHATGTLLGDTTEFKSIETFFGKHQAAPLVGSAKANVGHLLVAAGMVSLTKAIYSLNHDVIPPTININDPISSENNIISPQNIVRTPTPWPQNNPTKHIALSAFGFGGTNSHLILKKEETL; this comes from the coding sequence GTGGAAAAAATCGCCATTATCGGATTATCATGCCTCTTTCCCGATGCTAACAATCCCGATCAATTTTGGCAGAATCTTAACGAGCAGAAAGATTCCACATCATCAATTACCGTCGAAGAAATGGGTTTAGATCCCACAATATTTTACGACCCAGCAAAAGGAAAGCCGGAAAAATTTTATTTCCTCAAAGGTGGATTTATCCGCAATTTTAAATTTGATGCCGGTGAATACAATCTGCCATCAGAATATGTGGAAAGCTTAGATAACACCTTCAAATGGTCACTATATGCAGCAAAACAAGCAATTGTGCATAGTGGTTATTGGGGAAATCAAGAAGTTCTTGCTAAATGTGGAGTAATTTTAGGAACTCTTTCCTTCCCCACAAAACATTCTAATCAACTTATCGCCCCAATTTATCACCAAACAATTGAGCCAGCAGTAGCAGAACTTTTACAAGACAAAGATTTCCATCTAGCGGCGATCCCTACAGCCACTAAAGCCGCTACAGAAAACGCCATGATTTCCGGTTTACCTGCTGCATTAGTCGCCAAAGCCTTCTCACTTTCCGGTACTCACTTCTGTATAGATGCAGCTTGTTCTTCCGCCTTCTATGCCATTAAGTTAGCATCTTATTACTTACAATCACACAAAGCTGATGTGATGTTATCTGGAGCTATCAGTTGCTCAGACCCTTTATTTTTAAGAATGCTATTTTCCGGCATCCAAGGCTATCCAGAAAACGGTGTTAGCTCACCTCTAGATAAAACATCAAGAGGCTTAGTTACATCCGAAGGTATTGGAATGGTCATGCTGAAACGGTACAGTGATGCTGTTAGAGACGGTGATAAAATCCTAGCGACAATTTGCGGTAATGGTCTTTCTAACGATGGTAAAGGAAAGCATTTACTAAGTCCTAATACAAAAGGACAAGTTCTAGCCTTTGAAAGAGCCTATCAAGAAGCCGAACTTAACCCCAAAGCTATTGATTATATGGAGTGTCACGCTACCGGCACATTACTAGGAGACACCACCGAATTTAAATCAATAGAAACCTTCTTTGGAAAACACCAAGCAGCACCTTTAGTTGGTTCAGCCAAAGCCAATGTCGGTCACTTATTAGTAGCCGCCGGTATGGTGAGTTTAACCAAAGCAATCTACAGCCTAAATCATGATGTAATTCCCCCCACCATCAACATCAATGATCCTATTAGTTCAGAAAATAACATCATTTCGCCCCAAAACATCGTGCGGACTCCCACACCTTGGCCGCAAAACAACCCAACCAAACACATAGCATTAAGTGCCTTTGGTTTCGGTGGTACAAACTCCCATTTGATTCTAAAAAAAGAAGAAACCTTATAG